Proteins from one Microscilla marina ATCC 23134 genomic window:
- a CDS encoding GNAT family N-acetyltransferase, translating into MIELKIINPIDHFAKVKDLLMQLNPNKQAAYIEETLKKMVMLDNYTCFGLYQAGELLGISSGWTTVRIYCGKHLELDNVIIDNRLQSKGLGKQFFSKIEDWALQNGYDAVGLTTYLSNARSHKFYFNQGYNILGFHFQKTN; encoded by the coding sequence ATGATTGAGTTAAAAATAATCAACCCAATAGATCATTTTGCTAAAGTAAAAGATTTGCTGATGCAGCTCAACCCAAACAAGCAAGCAGCATACATAGAAGAAACCCTCAAAAAGATGGTGATGCTCGATAATTATACTTGTTTTGGTTTGTACCAGGCAGGCGAGCTGTTGGGTATATCCAGCGGCTGGACTACCGTAAGAATTTATTGTGGTAAGCATTTAGAACTTGACAATGTAATCATTGACAACAGGCTGCAATCCAAAGGATTGGGTAAGCAGTTTTTTAGTAAGATTGAGGACTGGGCATTACAAAATGGTTATGATGCAGTAGGCTTAACTACGTACTTATCTAATGCGCGCTCACATAAGTTTTACTTTAACCAAGGCTACAATATTTTAGGTTTTCACTTTCAAAAAACCAACTAA
- a CDS encoding ArsR/SmtB family transcription factor: MDLKLATEIGKCLSNQTRVKIMEWLKEPALNFYPDEPLKHAQDGVCVTYIQEKAQLSQSTISTYLTNMEKCGLLIITRHGKWSYFKRNEDTIANYCKFISNQ; the protein is encoded by the coding sequence ATGGATTTAAAGTTAGCCACAGAAATAGGTAAATGTTTGTCAAACCAAACCAGGGTAAAAATTATGGAATGGTTGAAAGAACCTGCGCTTAACTTTTATCCTGATGAACCTCTCAAGCACGCTCAAGATGGGGTTTGTGTTACTTATATTCAAGAAAAAGCCCAGCTTTCTCAGTCCACAATTTCAACATATTTGACCAACATGGAAAAGTGTGGTCTGTTGATTATAACTAGGCATGGAAAATGGTCATACTTCAAAAGAAATGAAGATACCATTGCTAATTACTGTAAGTTTATAAGTAATCAATAA
- a CDS encoding DMT family transporter, whose amino-acid sequence MSLVALRMLFALPFFLAIGYFSGRSKKAAKLTPGDWVAVAFLGFVSYYFAALLDFMGLQYITASLERLILFVYPTLVVIISATVYRKKVTRSQLIALGFTYVGIAVVFAGNLDMTQQKNFMLGVLLIFGCALFYAIYMIGSEKLIPKVGATRFTAYAMTFAALGVVSHYFISNSGSLLQFPRQVYELSIGMAIISTVIPAFLISAGIKRIGASDASIVASVGPIATIIMAYMFLNETLSVTQLLGTALVLGGVLLISLKKGKRKD is encoded by the coding sequence GTGTCATTGGTAGCATTGCGCATGCTTTTTGCCTTGCCGTTTTTTCTGGCCATTGGCTATTTTTCTGGTCGCTCTAAAAAAGCCGCCAAACTAACACCCGGCGATTGGGTGGCAGTGGCTTTTTTGGGTTTTGTAAGCTACTATTTTGCTGCCTTGCTCGATTTTATGGGGCTACAATACATTACTGCCAGCCTCGAACGCCTTATATTATTTGTATACCCTACCCTGGTAGTCATTATATCGGCCACGGTATACCGCAAGAAAGTAACCCGCTCTCAGCTCATTGCCTTAGGTTTTACCTATGTAGGCATTGCGGTGGTGTTTGCAGGTAACCTTGACATGACCCAACAAAAAAACTTTATGCTGGGGGTATTGCTTATTTTTGGCTGTGCCTTGTTTTATGCGATCTATATGATTGGCAGCGAAAAACTGATACCCAAAGTAGGGGCTACTCGTTTTACGGCTTATGCCATGACATTTGCTGCATTGGGTGTGGTGAGCCATTACTTTATCAGCAATTCGGGCAGTTTGTTGCAGTTTCCTCGCCAAGTGTATGAACTAAGCATAGGGATGGCGATTATTTCTACTGTTATTCCTGCCTTTTTGATCTCGGCGGGTATCAAGCGAATTGGCGCAAGCGATGCCTCTATAGTGGCAAGCGTAGGTCCTATAGCGACCATTATTATGGCGTATATGTTCTTAAACGAAACCTTGTCTGTTACCCAGTTACTGGGCACAGCATTGGTACTCGGAGGAGTATTGCTTATTTCGCTTAAAAAGGGGAAAAGAAAAGATTAA